In Zingiber officinale cultivar Zhangliang chromosome 1A, Zo_v1.1, whole genome shotgun sequence, a genomic segment contains:
- the LOC122005348 gene encoding uncharacterized protein LOC122005348, with translation MTTSSTASALILAIILLLVAPLSPGNCASTGEGNALFFSFGGSGKNRSFATEFALYGDAEMNSSEVRVTRAANESSGLMIYWKPVRFFGTKLGFFPSDLGSVIDGPEIYEIYKLITFSAYISSCLPLHQHQNVHSSIAVFDSKREQISPRTAMNNTSMTLVNIAIVVYSFQLGIITEYIMASQTSVRKLWILFDDGLLLILSRGEKLHSWIDYDGESKRIEVRLCQDKDPKEAAPSISHSIDLSYMLWREASWVGLSSWSGNSSHGSSIYSWNFTEKSKLCTCTIPVYSALMLSSFRHSYD, from the exons ATGACGACGTCCTCGACCGCTTCCGCTCTCATTCTCGCCATCATCCTTCTGCTTGTCGCCCCCTTGTCACCTGGGAACTGCGCATCGACTGGAGAAGGTAAcgctctcttcttctctttcggTGGGTCGGGGAAAAATCGGAGCTTCGCCACAGAGTTTGCCCTCTATGGCGATGCTGAGATGAATAGCTCGGAGGTGAGGGTGACGCGTGCGGCGAACGAGAGCTCCGGGCTTATGATTTACTGGAAACCAGTCAGATTCTTCGGCACCAAGCTCGGGTTCTTTCCATCAGATTTAG GCAGCGTTATTGATGGACCTGAGATATATGAGATATACAAGCTGATTACCTTCTCTGCCTATATAAG TTCTTGTTTGCCGCTTCATCAGCATCAAAATGTGCACTCATCAATTGCTGTTTTCGATAGTAAACGTGAGCAAATATCTCCAAG AACCGCAATGAACAATACAAGCATGACCCTCGTCAACATTGCTATTGTTGTATATTCATTTCAGTTAGGCATTATAACTGAATACATTATGGCTTCTCAGACATCAGTTAGGAAA TTGTGGATTCTTTTCGACGATGGTTTGCTTCTCATCCTCAGCAGAGGAGAAAAATTACATTCTTGGATTGATTACGATGGAGAATCGAAGAGAATAGAGGTCAGGCTTTGCCAGGATAAGGATCCGAAGGAAGCAGCCCCTTCGATCTCTCACTCTATCGATTTGTCTTACATGTTGTGGAGGGAGGCGTCCTGGGTGGGTTTATCTTCCTGGAGTGGCAATTCTAGTCATGGCAGTAGCATATACTCGTGGAATTTTACAGAGAAGAGTAAGCTCTGTACTTGCACAATTCCAGTTTATTCTGCATTAATGCTTAGCAGCTTCAGACATTCATATGACTGA